From a single Cinclus cinclus chromosome 16, bCinCin1.1, whole genome shotgun sequence genomic region:
- the INTS1 gene encoding integrator complex subunit 1 isoform X3, whose translation MNRPKAAAVRRPSAVPKPSAHPPPGDFIALGSKGQSGEGKAAVTLLKPAPPGLPSERKRDAAAALAGPAGLPGLTKRPKLSSTPPLSALGRLAEAAVAEKRAISPSIKEPSVIPIEVVPTVLLDEIEAAEAEGNDDRIEGVLCGAVKQLKMNRAKPDTTLYLSLMYLAKIKPNIFATEGVIEALCSLLRRDASINFKAKGNSLVSVLACNLLMAAYEEDENWPEIFVKVYIEDSLGERIWVDSPHCKTFVDNIQTAFNTKMPPKTMLLHGEVGRSGGDLSAGSSPHPSMTEEEDSQSELLIAEEKMSPEQAGQLMPRYEDLAESVEEYVLDMLRDQLNRRQPMDNVSRNLLRLLTATCGYKEVRQMAVQRLEMWLQNPKLTKPAQDLLMSVCMNCNTHSSEDMEVISNLIKIRLKPKVLLNHYMLCVRELLNAHRDNLGTTIKFVIFNELSNARNPNNMQILYTVLQHSSEQAPKYLAMVFQDLLTTKDDYLRASRALLREIIKQTKHEINFQAFCLGLMQERKEALYAEMEFKERFVIHITDLLAVSMMLGITAQVKEAGIAWDKGEKKNLEVLRSFQNQIAAIQRDAVWWLHTVVPSISKLAPKDYVHCLHKVLFTEQPETYYKWDNWPPESDRNFFLRLCSEVPILEDTLMRILVIGLSRDLPLGPADAMELADHLVKRAAAVQADDVEVLRVERIQLIDAVLNLCTYHHPENIQLPPGYQPPNLAISTLYWKAWPLLLVVAAFNPENIGLAAWEEYPSLKMLMEMVMTNNYSYPQCTLTDEETRTEMINRELQISQREKQEILAFEGHLAAASTKQTITESSSLLLSQLTSLDPQGPPRRPPPHVLEQVKSLNQSLRLGHLLCRSRHPDFLLNIIQRQASSQSMPWLADLVQSSEGSLDVLPVQCLCEFLLHDAADESTSGEEEEEGESKDQRAKKRQRQQKQRQLLGRLQDLLLGPKADEQTTCEVLDYFLRRLSSSQVASRVLAMKGLSLVLSEGGMRDGEEKDHPMEEDSGDSELLQGYQWLLRDLPRLPLFDSVRATTALALQQAIHMETDPQTISAYLVYLSQHAPVEEQGQHNDLALDVARLIVERSTIMSHLFSKLSYSAESDAVLVALLSIFSRYIKRMRQSKEGEEVYSWSESQDQVFLRWTSGETATMHILVVHAMVILLTLGPPQAGDGDFYTLLDIWFPEKKPLPTAFLVDTSEEALLLPDWLKLRMIRSEVPRLVDAALQDLEPQQLLLFVQSFGIPVSSMSKLLQYLDQAVSHDPQTLEQNIMDKNYMAHLVEVQHERGATGGQTFHSLLTASLPARRDSAETARSKSSPENSQSQSRIRALSQVRVLGPEDDLAGIFLQLFPLTPDSRWQNSSLRPLALALQQALGQELAHIRQGATPAGGATASGAEASGATASGISMRLLQAVAALLNSAHSGALVMAMHRHHFISCPLMRQLYQYHRCMPRDTAFSSLFFKVLMQMLQWLENPAVEDGPLRAQLKAFAVQYSSRHRISDVRGGFLHLTEALSFRRDPDLISSTVCAIIATLKSGEKCNVEPELISKVLQGLIETHSPYLEELLIVLFSATVETTARSPAMKPIAVVCSLLLQDKEETPVKKEVESCSAESAWPGPASGLLNDWLEMLDPEVISSCPDLQQKLLFSWNKAGSQVPSFRPYLLALLTHQSSWTTLHQCIRLLLGRNREQRFDPTASLDFLWACIHIPRIWQGRDQRTPQKRREEFVLHLKASELISMVELILAEAETRYQNTDEASCTLIQSRLPLLLSCSHGDLENIKKVTEYLTSCIQQWGSSSVGKCCQDLLLQIYLQLPELLVPMPEMLLTSEGARDSSTCKLDALVHRFINLLADTSDSKSSESRVWDANMACRKLAVAHPILLLRHLPMIAALLHGRVHLNFQEFRQQNHLTFFIHVLGILELLQPQVFQNEHQAALWDCLLSFIRLLLNYRKSSRHLAAFISKFVQFIHKYITCNAQAAVSFLQKHSDPLHDLSSDNSDLAMLKSLLAGLSLPSKSGILDRGSDEEKDDEAAAGSLPLVSVSLFTPLTPAEMAPYMKRLSRGQTVEDILEVLTDIDEMSRRRPEILAFFATNLQKLMSSAEDSCRNLAFSLALRSIQNNPSIAADFLPTYMYCLGSRDFEVVQTALRNLPEYTLLCQEHAAVLLHRAFLVGMYGQIDTSSQISEALKILHMEAMI comes from the exons ATGAACCGGCCGAAGGCGGCGGCCGTGCGGCGGCCCAGCGCCGTGCCCAAGCCCTCCG CGCACCCGCCGCCCGGAGACTTCATCGCGCTGGGCTCCAAGGGGCAGAGCGGCGAGGGCAAAGCCGCCGTCACGCTGCTGAAGCCGGCGCCGCCCGGGCTGCCCTCGGAGCGCAAGCGGGACGCGGCCGCTGCCTTGGCGGGCCCGGCGGGGCTGCCCGGCCTCACCAAGCGCCCCAAGCTCTCCTCCACGCCGCCCCTCAGCGCCCTGGGACGCCTGGCAGAGGCGGCCGTGGCGGAGAAAAGAGCCATCTCGCCCTCCATCAAGGAGCCGTCTGTCATCCCCATCGAAG TTGTccccacagtgctgctggatgagattgaggcagcagaggcagaaggcaaTGATGACCGTATTGAGggagtgctgtgtggagctgtgAAGCAGCTGAAGATGAACAGAGCCAAACCTGACACCACTCTGTACCTGAGCCTTATGTACCTggcaaaaatcaaaccaaacataTTTGCTACCGAAGGGGTTATTGAG GCACTGTGCAGCCTACTCCGAAGAGATGCCTCCATCAATTTCAAAGCCAAAGGGAATAGTCTTGTGTCTGTCTTGGCATGCAACCTTCTCATGGCAGCTTATGAAGAGGATGAGAATTGGCCAGAGATCTTTGTCAAG gtgtACATTGAGGACTCCCTTGGGGAGCGCATCTGGGTGGACAGCCCTCACTGCAAGACCTTTGTGGATAACATCCAGACAGCTTTTAACACAAAGATGCCTCCTAAGACCATGCTCTTGCATGGAGAAGTTGGACGTAGTGGAGGGGACCTTAGTGCTG GGAGTAGCCCACACCCTTCCATgacagaggaggaggacagCCAGAGTGAGCTGCTGattgcagaagagaaaatgagCCCAGAGCAGGCGGGCCAGCTCATGCCCAG GTACGAAGACCTTGCAGAGAGTGTGGAGGAATATGTCCTAGACATGCTTCGGGACCAGCTAAACCGGCGCCAGCCCATGGACAATGTCTCCAGGAACCTCCTCCGCCTGCTGACAGCAACCTGTGGCTACAAAGAGGTGCGTCAGATGGCTGTGCAGAGGCTGGAGATGTGGCTGCAAAATCCAAAG TTGACCAAGCCAGCTCAGGACTTGCTGATGTCAGTCTGCATGAACTGTAACACCCACAGCTCAGAGGACATGGAAGTTATCTCCAACCTGATCAAAATTCGTCTCAAGCCAAAAGTCCTTCTCAACCACTACATGCTGTGCGTCAG AGAGCTGCTGAATGCACACAGGGATAACCTGGGCACCACCATTAAGTTTGTGATTTTCAATGAGCTATCAAATGCAAGAAATCCCAACAACATGCAGATCCTGTATACTgtgcttcagcacagctcagagcaagCTCCAAAG TACCTGGCAATGGTGTTCCAGGACCTGCTGACCACCAAGGACGATTACCTGCGAGCTTCACGGGCTCTGCTGAGAGAGATCATCAAACAGACAAAACATGAGATCAACTTCCAGGCCTTCTGTCTGGGTCTCATGCAGGAGCGGAAGGAGGCCCTATATGCAGAGATGGAATTCAAG gaGCGGTTTGTCATCCACATAACTGACCTGCTAGCTGTCTCCATGATGCTTGGTATCACAGCCCAGGTGAAGGAGGCTGGAATTGCTTGGgacaaaggagagaaaaaaa ACCTGGAAGTGCTGCGCTCCTTCCAGAACCAAATTGCTGCTATCCAACGTGATGCTGTGTGGTGGCTGCATACAGTTGTTCCATCTATCAGCAAGCTGGCCCCAAAGGACTATGTGCACTG CCTCCACAAGGTGCTCTTCACAGAACAGCCAGAAACCTACTACAAGTGGGACAACTGGCCCCCTGAGAGTGACCGCAA CTTCTTCCTCCGCCTGTGCTCCGAGGTGCCCATCCTGGAGGACACCCTGATGCGCATCCTTGTGATTGGATTGTCACGGGACCTGCCCCTGGGCCCTGCCGATGCCATGGAGCTCGCCGACCACTTAGTGAAGagggctgcagctgtgcaaGCAGATG atgTTGAGGTCCTAAGGGTAGAAAGAATCCAGCTGATCGATGCAGTCTTAAATCTGTGCACTTATCACCATCCAGAGAATATCCAACTACCCCCAGG GTACCAGCCTCCAAATCTAGCTATTTCTACTCTCTATTGGAAAGCCTGGCCTCTCCTGCTTGTAGTGGCTGCATTCAATCCTGAAAACATTG GTCTGGCTGCATGGGAGGAGTACCCCTCTCTAAAGATGCTCATGGAAATGGTCATGACCAA TAATTATTCCTATCCTCAATGTACCTTGACGGATGAGGAGACACGCACAGAGATGATTAATCGTGAACTTCAAATCtcccagagagaaaaacaggagaTTCTTGCATTTGAGGGTCATCTGGCAGCTGCatccacaaaacaaacaattaCAGAAAGCAGTAGCCTCTTGCTGTCCCAGCTGACAAGTCTGGACCCTCA GGGCCCCCCTCGCAGACCTCCACCACATGTCCTGGAGCAAGTGAAAAGTCTGAACCAGTCGCTTCGCTTGGGCCACCTTCTGTGTCGCAGTCGCCATCCTGACTTTCTTCTCAACATCATTCAAAGACAG GCCTCATCACAGTCAATGCCATGGCTGGCAGATCTGGTTCAGTCCAGTGAAGGGTCCTTGGATGTCCTGCCTGTGCAGTGTCTTTGTGAGTTCCTGCTTCATGATGCTGCTGATGAATCGACCTCAGgtgaagaagaagaggagggtGAGAGTAAGGACCAGCGTGCCAAGAAACGCCAG AGACAACAGAAACAAAGGCAGTTGCTTGGACGCTTGCAAGATTTGCTGTTGGGACCCAAAGCAGATGAACAGACAACCTGCGAGGTGCTTGACTACTTCCTGCGGCGCCTGAGTTCCTCCCAGGTGGCTTCCCGGGTCCTGGCCATGAAG GGCCTGTCCTTGGTGCTGTCAGAAGGAGGAATGCGTGATGGGGAGGAGAAGGATCACCCCATGGAAGAAGACTCTGGTGattctgagctgctgcagggataTCAGTGGCTGCTGAGGGACCTCCCGAGGCTGCCACTGTTTGACAGTGTGAGAGCCACTACAGCTCTGGCCTTGCAGCAG GCCATCCACATGGAGACAGATCCCCAGACCATCAGTGCTTACCTGGTGTACCTCTCCCAGCATGCCCCagtggaggagcagggacagcacaacgACCTTGCTCTG GATGTTGCACGACTGATCGTGGAGCGCTCCACCATCATGTCCCACCTGTTCTCCAAGCTCTCCTACAGTGCTGAGTCAGATGCAGTGCTCGTGGCTCTGCTCTCCATCTTCTCTCGCTACATCAAGCGCATGCGGCAGAGCAAGGAGGGCGAGGAGGTGTACAGCTGG TCAGAGTCCCAGGATCAGGTGTTTCTTCGTTGGACTAGTGGGGAAACAGCCACCATGCACATCCTTGTGGTCCATGCTATGGTTATTCTCCTGACACTGGGGCCACCTCAAG CAGGGGATGGTGATTTTTACACCTTACTGGATATATGGTTCCCGGAGAAAAAGCCCCTTCCAACTGCTTTTCTGGTTGACACCTCCGAGgaggctctgctgctccctgactggCTGAAGCTGCGGATGATCCGCTCCGAGGTCCCACGTCTCGTGGATGCAG CCCTGCAGGACCTggagccacagcagctgcttctgtttgttCAGTCCTTTGGAATCCCAGTTTCCAGCATGAGCAAACTTCTGCAGTACCTGGATCAGGCAGTATCTCATGACCCACAGACACTGGAGCAGAACATCATGGACAAGA ACTACATGGCTCATCTTGTGGAAGTTCAACATGAGAGAGGAGCAACAGGAGGCCAGACTTTCCACTCCCTGCTTACTGCCTCCTTACCAGCCCGCCGAG ACAGTGCTGAGACTGCAAGGTCAAAATCTAGTCCTGAAAACTCTCAAAGTCAGAGCCGGATCCGGGCCTTGAGCCAGGTCCGTGTTCTGGGCCCAGAAGATGATCTGGCAGGCATCTTTCTGCAG CTTTTCCCACTGACCCCGGACTCACGGTGGCAGAACTCCAGCCTGCGGCCGCtggccctggcactgcagcaggcactggggcaggagctggcccACATTCGCCAAGGGGCCACGCCGGCCGGCGGGGCCACGGCGAGCGGGGCCGAGGCCAGCGGGGCCACGGCCAGCGGGATCTCGATGCGGCTGCTGCAGGCCGTGGCTGCGCTGCTCAATTCCGCACACAGCGGCGCCCTGGTCATGGCCATGCATCGCCACCACTTCATCTCCTGCCCGCTCATGCGCCAGCTCTACCAGTACCAC cgCTGCATGCCACGGGACACTGCCTTCTCCTCGctgttcttcaaagtgctcaTGCAGATGCTGCAGTGGTTGGAGAACCCCGCGGTGGAAGATGGTCCCCTGCGAGCTCAGCTGAAGGCCTTTGCTGTGCAATACTCCTCAAGGCACAGGATCAGTGATG TTCGAGGTGGCTTTTTGCACCTCACAGAAGCTCTTTCTTTCCGTCGTGACCCTGACTTGATCAGCTCCACGGTCTGTGCCATCATTGCAACCCTGAAATCAGGAGAGAAGTGTAATGTGGAGCCAGAGCTCATCAGCAAAG TCCTTCAAGGTCTGATTGAAACCCACTCTCCGTACCTGGAAGAGCTCCTGATTGTCCTCTTCTCAGCTACTGTTGAGACCACTGCCAGGAGTCCTGCCATGAAACCAATTGCTGTGGTGTGCTCCTTGTTGCTCCAGGACAAAGAAGAAACACCAGTAAAGAAAGAGGTGGAGAGTTGCAG TGCTGAATCAGCTTGGCCAGGGCCTGCCTCTGGCCTTCTCAATGACTGGCTGGAGATGTTGGACCCAGAGGTCATCAGCAGCTGCCCGGATCTACAGCAGAAGCTACTGTTCTCCTGGAACAAA GCAGGGTCCCAGGTGCCCTCCTTCCGCCCTTACCTCTTGGCTCTTCTGACTCACCAGTCCAGCTGGACCACACTGCACCAGTGCATCAGGCTGCTGCTTGGCAGGAACAGGGAGCAAAG GTTTGACCCAACTGCATCCTTGGATTTCCTGTGGGCCTGTATTCACATTCCTCGAATCTGGCAGGGAAGGGACCAGAGAACTCCTCAG AAGCGCCGTGAGGAATTTGTGCTCCACCTGAAGGCATCAGAACTGATCAGCATGGTGGAGCTGATCCTGGCTGAAGCAGAGACCAGATACCAGAACACTGACGAGGCCTCCTGCACACTCATCCAGTCTCGACTGCCATTGTTGCTCAGTTGTTCTCATGGAGAcctggaaaacattaaaaaagtaACAGAATATTTGACCAGCTGCATCCAGCAGTGGGGAAGTAG ctCTGTGGGGAAATGCTGCCAGGACCTACTGCTACAGATATACTTGCAGCTACCTGAGCTCCTTGTGCCTATGCCTGAGATGCTTCTTACCAGTGAAGGAGCCAGAGACAGCAGCACTTGCAAG cttGATGCCCTGGTTCACAGATTCATTAACCTCCTCGCAGACACCAGTGACTCCAAGTCATCCGAAAGCCGTGTGTGGGATGCCAATATGGCCTGCAGGAAGTTAGCTGTGGCTCATCCCATCCTCCTCCTTAG GCACTTGCCAATGattgcagcactgctgcacGGCCGCGTTCACCTCAATTTCCAGGAGTTCAGGCAGCAGAACCACTTGACCTTCTTCATCCACGTCCTGGggatcctggagctgctccagccgcAGGTCTTCCAGAACGAGCACCAGGCGGCACTCTGGGACTGTCTCCTGTCCTTCATCCGTCTGCTGTTG AACTACAGAAAATCCTCACGGCACCTGGCTGCCTTCATCAGCAAGTTTGTCCAGTTTATCCACAAGTACATCACATGCAATGCCCAGGCAGCTGTCTCCTTCTTGCAAAAGCACTCGGATCCACTCCA